The Halioglobus maricola genome segment GGTGATCGAGAACTTTAGTGCAAAAGACGTCACCCGCGAGGCTAGTAGCCTGGAGGTCGAAGCGAAAGAAGGGCAGATACTGGAATTCAGAGTATATTGGCATGGTGGTAGCGAGATTACTTTCCAGAGTGTTGAACTGCGAGAATTGAATGGCTAGGGAGCTCGGCCAAATGAAGAGTACGGCGAAGGCATCGAGATGGGTGGTTAGCGACATGTCGGTGGCAGACCGCGAGGAGATAGCTTCACTTTTTGAGCGCGTTTTTCACCAATCGATGAGTACTTCGCTTTGGGATTGGAAATATGCAGCAGGAAGAGGAAGCGCTGTCGTAGCCCGCTATAATGGAAAGATTGTTGCTCACTATGGTGGCATAAAACGAACGCTACTTAACAAGGGGCAGGAGCAAGAGTCAGTTCAGTGTGTTGATACCATGGTTGACCCCACGGAGAGAGGTAGCCTGAGTCGCCATGGCCCCTATTTCCTAGTGGCACAAGCGTTTTTGGATCGTTATGTCGGATACGGGCGTGAATACGAATTCGGCTTTGGCTTTCCCAACAGCCGTGTGATGCGCTTGGGCGAAAAAGTAGGGATTCAGGCGCAGGTTGACGAAATTGTCGAGCCAGTGTGGGATTCCAATGCAGTGTCCCCTTTCTCTGGTGCTGTTCTGGACCTATCGGTAGATGCAGACGTCCTGGAGGTTGACTCACAATGGTCGAAAATGTCTGCTTGTTTTGGCGAATCAATTATAGGATTCCGTGACTCATCCTACTTGCGTTACCGTTACGCAATGAACCCAAGCTATGAATACGAGTTGCTGCTGATCTCTTCAGTAGACAAGTCTGATAATCCAGGGGTGCTTGTGTTGAGACAAGAGGGGGCCAGAATTCTAATGCTGGATATTGTGGGAGAATGTAAATATTTTCCCGCTTTAATTCAGCACGCCCGTTCAATGTTGAAGAGTCGTGGTTGCACAGAGCTTTATACTTGGGTCACCGAGTCACATTTCTCGTTGCTTGACCATGAGGTCAAGCGTGTCGATCGTCCCGATGTTCGTATCCCAACCAGTGTTTGCACCAACGGTCCTGAGCCTGAAGAGCTTCGTGGCAGATGGTGGCTGACCGCCGGCGATGCCGAGTTCAAGTAACAGTATGCATGAATCTGACCTAGTCCCATTTAACACGACGAGCCCACCGGCTGGGCCCTGGCTGATTTTCGCTCCCCATTACGACGATGAGTCCTTTGGAATGGGTGGTAGCATTCTCCAGGCGGTGTCTCAGGGCCACGATGTCGACATTGTCTTCATGACGAATGGAGCTGGGGGCGGCACTGGTAGTGAGAACGAAGTGACGGCGATTCGCGAGAAAGAAGCTGTCTCAGCGTGTGAATATATGGGCGTAAAAGGTTATAGATTTTTGCGACAGGACGACAGGCAGCTAGAGCTGAGTAGTCAGCTTGTAGAATCTATTGCAGGTATTATTCGCGAGCTCAGACCTGCCTCAGTATTCTTCCCGTCTCCTCTGGAATATCACCCGGATCATCGCGCTACTGCCGAAATTGTCTGGGCATCAGTTCAAACGCTCCAAGGAAATAGTCCCCGACTCTTTTCGTATGACATCGGCAATCAAGGGCCCTGTAATGTTCTCCTGGATATCAGTGCCTTCAGAGAGAGAAAGCGACAACTGATGTCTCGCTATGTGTCGCAGGTAACGAAACACCGTTACATTGAGCTGGTTGAGGCATTGAATATATCGAGAACCTTCACTCTGCCTGAGCAATGCGATGCGGCGGAAAGTTTTTTCGAGTTCAAGTATCACCCTGGACTAACCATTCAACACGCGATGGAAAGTTGGATGGCAAGGTTTTTCGAGGAAAGTGAGCCCCATAACAGGCTGGTATCTGTCATAGTCCGAACGAAAAACAGGCGTGAGATGTTGAATCATTCGATCGCGTCCCTCGCGCAGCAATCACACCAGAAAATGGAGTTGATCATTGTCAATGATGGGGGAGAAGATGTTGAAGATCTGGTGTCGGAATACACTCAGGTCTTTCACTCCGTCAAATACATATCATGGCCATCTGGACGAGGCCGCTCCGCAGCGGCTAACGCTGGCATGGATATGGTCACTGGCGACTTTTTCCTGTTTCTTGATGATGATGATTGGTTTGACGCAGGTCATGTAAGAAACTTGTTAACGGCCCTGGAAAGTTCCAACAGCCTGGTGGCTTACTCCGGAGTGAAAACGATAGCTACTGACCCAGCCTCGGACTCTGATGGTCGCGTATTTAGCGAGCCGTTTGATCGACTTAAGCTCTATAGCAATAACTACATACCCATTCATGCAGCTTTGATTGATGCCTCGGTGCTAGACACTGGGTGTCGCTTTGACGAAAACCTTGACGTCTATGAAGATTGGGATTTCTGGTTGCAACTATGCCAAATCTCTCCAGATTTTATTCACGTTGATATAGTTAGCGCATACTATCGTGTAGGTGGTGCACATGGTTTCGGTCTACGTGGAGGACGCGAGGACCTTCGGAGGATGATCTACGCACGCTGGTGCAAGACCTGGCGCTTGGACGATATAACAGAGCTTTTGACAAGGCTGGAAAAGCATTGACTGCTGAGATTCAAGCTCGGATTTCAAGCCCAGCAACTCGATCGAACGTGATTGTTGAACCTTATCTTCACGTGCAGGCCGAGACGATATATAACCCGATTAACGATCGGGTTTACGAGAAAAATAGCCCCGGATTTTCGAAGCTTGAGCGTTTGCTTAAGGATCCATCTGGCCTAGCTGAGCTAGAGGTGGAGCAATGCAATAAGTGGCTGCGAGATGGTTGGCTGATCATTGATGATGACACCCGAGATCGTCGCTTTAGCTTGAAATACGTTTCCTTTGAAGCTAATTCCAACTGTAACCAGCGTTGCTATTTTTGTCCTGTCTCTGAGGGACCTCGTGAGTCCTTGGTTATGCCGATGGAAGCCTATCAGGAAATCATTCATAAGCTGCTGCCGTACCGGGATACATTAGAGGCCGTCTTTCTATTCATTTTCAATGAGCCGACCCTGGACCCGCTCCTTCTTGAGCGTATAGCCCTGCTAAAACGGTGCGAATTACCAATAGCCGTCAACAGCAACGCCACCGGCCTTACGCCTGATTTGGCGGAGAAAATAATCGAACTGGGAGGGTTAGATTTCCTTTCCATCAATCTATCTACACTCGACCCTGCTCAGTATCGTGAAGATCGTGGTCTCGACCATCTACCGGTGGTGCTCAAAAATATGGACTACATATCGAATAGACCACTAGCAAAAATAATGCGAATCGCCGTGTTGGGTAATCAGGATATTATCCACCAGCAGCAATTAGCACGTATTAGAAAGCGATTTATGAATACGCGCTTTGACGTCCAAGATTATGGGTTGGTGGCGCGAACTGGTGAAGCGGCGAGCCGAAAGGCTGGCCCCAATGAAGCCCAGCGACCGGTGGGCTGTGACAATCTCGGATCCAGGTTGCTGCAACATTTGCATATAAATGCTGATGGTTCTTGTACGATCTGTTGCGAAGATTATCTGGGGCGCTATCTACTTGAAAGCCTACTGCATCAGTCCCCCAGAGATATTCTTACAAGTGAAAAAGTCGCGCAGCTGCGTCGATGGACCTATGGGTTGGAGCATCCACCAGCTGATTATATATGCAGAAGTTGTGAGGCTGCCCTAACGGAATGAAGATTCTATACGTGCTGGCGGAGCCCACCCTGGGTGGTGGGGTCAAGGTCGTATTTCAGCATGCTGATTTGCTTTCAAAACTCGGTCATAGCGTACACATACTGGGCAATGGTGACAGGCCAGATTGGGTCGCAGCCCATGTTGGCTACAGCAATCTAATGAAAGGCTGTCTTGGTATTCCGGTGCAGGACCTTGTGATTGCCACCTACTGGACAACCGTGAAATTTGCAGAGCAACTGATGCTGGGTCCGGTCGTTCATTTCTGCCAGGGATATGAAGGCGGCCTTGTACACATGGAGGGGCATCTACAGGAGATCTATAGCGCTTACTCGCGGCCATCTCCTGTTTTGGTTGTCTCTCCTCACTTGGGCGACTTGATGAAATCTCAGTTTAAGAGACCTTCGTTTTTGACGCCGCCCTCTATCGATCTAAACTTCAAGCCGAGACTTAGGTTTTTTCCACAGGAGCGCCCAATCGTCCTGGTGCACGGTATCTATGAAGCAGAGTCGAAAAATGTAAAAACCGCACTGCGGGCGATGCAAATTCTCAGAGAGGACGGGTTTGATTTTACATTGTGGAGAATATCCACTTTTCCCTTATCCCGTGAGGAAACTTGTATCATAAGGCCTGATCGATATATGCAAAATTGTCCACCTGAAACGGTCGCGCAGTTAACGAGAAAAGTGGACATCGCTCTCTGCCCTTGTAATGAGAGCGAGGGATTTGGGCTGCCTTTACTCGAGGCCATGCAGAGCCAGGTTCCAGTAGTGGCAGCGGATACGCCAGCGAGCAGGTTTGTCACTCAGGGGATGTTAGAGCTTGTGCAAACCTATGACGCTCAAGCATACGCGCAGCAAGTCAAGTTGGCGCTCAGTCAGCCTGTAACCTGGCGGAAACTGCGCAAAGTTGGAGCCAGGGCGGCCCGAAGATTTAGTCCTGAGAATATCGCTCGAGAGCTTGATGTAGCTATTCAAAACGCACACCAATTAGTACGGTGAAGCTTTCGGTCATCTACATCCACTACCATACAGAAGGATTGCTGGGTACTTCTATTAGGCACATGCTCGCGAGCCAGTTTAATCGGGAACTCGCTGTAGAGTTTATTATTGTCGATAATGGGAGTTCCTGTTCTCTGGAAAAGCACATTCCTCAGTGTAACTATCGGCTCATAACACCTGGGAAAAACCTTGGCTATGCAGGTGGAATTAACCTGGCATTGACTTGCTCAGACGCCGAATATGTTTGTGTCTTGAATCCTGATGTATATCCTCAGCCAGAATGCCTCCCACTTTTATTGAGTGAGGCCATTGCAAGGAAGGGGATTGTTGGTCCTCGCATGTATATAGATCCCGGTTGCAGGATGCTCTTACCGTGCAACGAGGAGCGTACCAGACAAGCAGAATTTTTCAGGACGATAGGAACTCGGAGCAGTTGGCTTTTGCAGCATGCGAGGCATCGATGGCGCCACCATCAGCGCACATTTATGGAGGCTAGAACGCCTGTGGAAAGCCATGATTTAAGTGGTGCGATGTTAGTTTTCTCGCGGGAAATATACGACTCTGTTGGGCGGTTTGATGAACGTTTCCAGTTGTATTTCGAAGAAAGTGATTGGTTGAAGCGAGCGAAGAGTGCTGGCGCCCCCGCGTTCTATATTCCATCAGCTGTTGCTCTTCACCTCTATAACCAAAGTGCCGTATCACAGAAATTCGCACAAAAGTGGATGGAAAATTCGACTTCGTTGTTCGCTCAACTACATTATGGAACGGCTTTTCGTCGCTTGATGTCATTTCTTGCGAAGGAAAATCTTGAGCAGGAAAAGAGTGTCCATGAATTACTAGATATTGGCGAACTTAGCCTGAGAGATCTTTCCCAGCATCACTTTCCTGTGTCTGTGGAGCTGGCCGCCTACCCTGATGGTTTTCCGGGGCTTATTGAAATAGTTGGATATGGTGATCGAGACTATTGGGTTTTTTCTGCAGATGCATGGGAGACGCTAGCGACCGGGCATTATATTGTTCAGGTGGTTAGTTGGAGCGGGAAAGAACTAAGGCGATCGAAGGTCGCGCGGAATGTGTAAAGATATGGCCAAGAATTCGCTGTCTATACGGAAGATTATGCTTGAGGAATCGGCTAGTTCTCCAGACTTTCAATACTTGTTGAGACAAGTGGAGACAGAAGCCCTTAAAGTCTTCGATGAAGTCGTTGTCGCTACGCTTGTCCCCGGAAGGGTCTACCAACCTGTTGATACAACCCATATCTTGCTGATCGATGAGCAGAATGTGTATGTGTCAGCGGCAAGCTTTGAGAAAATGTTGGCCTGCGATTCGGAGATATGCCTACCTTTGAGTTTCAATGCACTTTCTGGCGCTGCTCTGGTGGAAGGAGTGCATACGCAAAGGCATTACGAGCGGGCAGAGCGCCTATTGGAAGCTTGTGCGGTGCCCGATGATGAAGAACGAAGCGGGATTCATGTTGCACTATACAAAGCTGAGACATTCAATAAAGAGTGCCGAGGTCAGATGATAGACAATGTGCACGCTTACCAGAGTGCTTCTGAGGCATGCGAGACTGCCACTGCTGGATTCTACTACTTGTTCAGTGATTACTACGGTAATCAGCGTCTGGATATATTGGATAGACTGCCCGTCGATGCGCAAACAGTTCTTGAGGTTGGTTGCGGTCGTGGACTAACAGGCAAGGCCATCAAAGAACTCCATAATTGTCATGTAACAGGCATTGAGTTGAATCCAGAGGTGGCAGAAGAGGCACGGAATCACTTAGATGCAGTTATTTGCGCAAATGTGGAAGATCTTCAAATTTCCCAAAACTATGATGTCATCATAGCTACTGAACTATTCGAGCACTTGGTAAACCCCGAAGAGTTTCTCGTGAAGAGCTATGATGCCTTGAATTCGGGAGGCTGCCTTATCCTGACTGTTCCTAATGTCGGTCACTATCAGGTCGTTGAAGATTTGCTTGCAGGGCGTTGGGATTATGTAGCCTCGGGATTGTTGTGCTATACGCATCTTCGCTTCTTCACACAAAGTACGCTCGAGGATTGGTGTATTCGTTCGCCGTATACAGAGTATTCCATTGAACGACAAACAGGTGACCTGCCGGAGCGGGTGAGTCGGTGGTCTCAGGTCGCAGAAACTGACCAAGAAAGCCTATCGACCTTGGGATTCTATGTACGGCTAGTCAAATAGATTTTCTGAGCGTTGGCAGCGAAGCCACATGTGCAACTTTCTTTCGAATCTACTAGATCCCGTACGTTCAATACAGGTCCTTTCTATTGGCTAGAAACTCGCTGGCTATTTGACGATAGACTTTAGCGAAATCCCAGAATTCCTCGGTATTGATATTGGCGTTTACAGCAATAACGGCTTTGAACTCAGGGATAACAATTAGCCAGCTCTGGCCACCCCGCGACACACCGCCGTGATGATAGGTCGAGGTCGTTTCACCGCCGATGTCATAGGAGCCCCGGCGCCAGCCGAGGGCATATTTTTGCTCGTTTATTTCGCCATTTGTCAGTCTCTGAGGCTGCCAGATCTGGCTGACAATGTCAGAGCGCAAATAGTTTGGGTTAAAGTAGCCCGAACCCAGGCGAACCAGATCACTGGATGTCGAAATAAAGCCGCCGCCCGCCAGGCGGTGGCTCAGGTCGACTTTGCGCCATTCGCGCAGTTTTCCCGGTTCCAGCGCTTCATCTCGCCAGTAGGGAGTAGCTAGTTGTTTCCCGTCTCCGTTCATCGTGGTCGCGTGCATCTGCAGGGGCCCTAGGACCTGATGCTCGACCCATTGTTGGTACTCAACCTTACTTGCCCTTTGCATGAAGGCACTCAGTAGTACGGTACCCAGGCTGGAATAGCTGAAGCTTTCTCCCGGCACAGATAGCAAGGGAGTGTCGTCAAACAAGCTGACAGCGTCTTCGACATCATCGTAGTGCTTTTGTAAGCTCATGAAGTGATAGAGACCGGCAATATCTTTTGTGTCTCTGTAGTGAGGTAGCCCTGCCATATGTGAGGCTAACTGGCGCGGTGTTATTTGACCCCATTGTGGATTAGGTGTGGGCTGCAATACGCTATTGAGCGGTTGATCCAGATCGATCAGGTCGGCCTGCATCATTCTGCCCAGTGCGGTGCCGGTTAGTGCTTTGGAAGTACTGCCAATCCTGAACTGGGTATCGACTGTGGCCGGTTGCCGGCTTTGCAAATCGGCCCATCCGGCGGCGCCTGCCCATACATGTTCGCCATCTATGGCAACAGCTGCGGTGATGGCCGGGGCATTGATGAGTTTTCTATGCCGCACAAGCGCCGCCAGAGCCAGATCCCCTGCCTTGGCATAGTCGGGATTGCCTAAAACTTGCTGCTGGGGAGCGTCCGCCGTAAACGACATCCAACCAATGGGAAGGTGCGGCCACCCTTTCTGGTGGCTCATAAACCCATACAAGGGCCACAACATAGTGATAATCCAAAGAAATACACCAGCCGAAATAGACCGGATTAGCAGGTTTCGTTTCAGCAGAATCATTCTCAGCTCTCAGATAATTGCGGTTGTAAATACTGCAGTAGAGCGTGCTGTAGAGAGCTGGAAAGCGCCTATCAAAAACGAAAAATGATCGTGCAATTTCTAAATATCTAATTAAAACAGCCGCTTATGATCTACGTTTGTGCTCGGTAACTACTGGGTGAAACCCCGTATGATTCTTTGAAGGCGCGATTAAATGAAGAAATCGAGCCGTAGCCAAGGTCATAGGCCAGGTCAGTTATGGCGAGATCCTCGTTTTCTGTGAGCAACTTGCAGGCCAAAGGTAGTCGGTGGTCGTTCAAGTAGTTCGAAAAGTTTCGATACCCAAGACATTGGTTGATCAAACTGCGTAAGCGATGCTCCTGTGTGTTCAGTCGCTCCGCCAGCCGGGTCAGTGTGAGTCGAGATTCAGTGAAACCCTGATCATTCATGAATGCTATCAATTGTTGGTAGAGCGCCTGATGTTGCACAGGAATCTCACTCGCAGTGACAGCAAGGGCAGGGCTTGGCTCCGCTTCTGATTTTGGTTCCTGATCTCTATTCGCTTCTGTCAGAAAGAATACGCCTAGCGCAGTGGACAAGGAAAGCAGTAGCCCTGCCCCTGTGATAGAACCTATCTCACTGCGCATAAAAATGGCGCCGCTGATCTCGCTTGTTATAAATATGGCCATAACAGCACAGGCGGAAATGATTAGCATCGCGCGTAGGCGGCGCCGGGCATCGACGAGGTCATCACGCCATTGGCCAATACAAAGATAGACCAGGTGACAGCCCGCTACGACAGCGAGCCAGTGATTCACGTCGTGATAAATACCCTGGCCTTCAAGAACGATAAAGAAATAGGCGTGCCAGATAAGGTATATGCCTCCAACGAGCCCCCACCAGCTTTGCAGGCGAATGGGCCGTGCCAGATCCGAAAGGCTAAGAGCGCCATAGGCCCAGAAAACAAATGGCAGAGCATCAGTGAAGGCGAGCAAAACAGGGCGTAGCTGCAGAATCCATGGGGGCCGATAGTTGCCCGTCAGTAGAAGGGCGCAGGTGCAGCAAAACAGCAGGCAAATGAGTAGCAATCGTTCGGCGTCAACTCGTCGATGTCGAACTGGCTGCCATGCGGCTAGACAAATGAAAAGCAGCAGCTGCCCAAGGCACATCAAGCGCAGGCTGAAGTCAATCGCGACAAGTTCCGGCATCAAGGGTCCCAGTGATCAGCTGCCGGAACTCTGGCGTAGCAATTGTTTTATGCTATTCCGAATTACTTTTCTCAAAGGCAAATTTTTGGTGAACACTAGTTTGTACCCAAGAGCATTGAAGTCTTCTTTGTAGCAACGATAAATTAGCTGCACTGTCTTCAAGTCCAGCTGCTGGGTCCAGTATTTCTTCTTCGATTTTGATCCATGATCCCGAATTTTCGGTTCGACGTAGTCGAGTTTTAGATCGGATAAAACATGTGACCAGTCGGAATCAAAATGCTCAACTTTCATACAGTAATTTAGGCGTACTTCGGGATTAATTTTCAACCCTGAGTTGAGGTATGACTCAGCTGAAAAATCGAAATAATCCTTCTGAGCGGCACAGGTGTGGAAAACATCAAACTCACTCAGCCCGATCTCTTTTGCGATTTCGAAAATCTCAGATCTATCTGTTCCTCGCCTAAAATGTTGCCTTGTGATAAGAACTCGTTCCAAATATTCTCGAAAGCTGAGAGTTTGTCTTTTGTAAAATTCCTTGGATTCATGTGATCTATTACTATGATTGTAGGCAGACAAAATTCGGGTGATTGGGTGTCGAACTTGGCCGAATACATAATAATCACTGTGTTGATTCAAGGCATTGGCAAGCCGCTCCCACCTTAAATGCGGAGAGGTGAATTCGTCATGGAAGGACTGAGAGCGTGAAATAGTTGTGCCTCCAGCTTTTGGAACGTGAATAAATATGCACTTGTATTTGTGGCTAATCAATTTTCTTACCTGACATGAATCTTGCCAGCGTGGGTGCCTGCTATTTGAGAGCTAAGATGGTATCTCTATGTGAGGCTTGAGAGGCGGGCGCCCAGCCTTATCAATAGTAAAAAAGGCGCTTCCTCGTAGTTAAGAAGTCTACTCCAAAATCTACTTGCAGCGCGAATTTTGGCTAGACCGCAGATTTCCCGCTACGGGCAGCTACACGGCAGCGTGGGCATTACGCTGTAGCTTGAATCGCATTCGCCTGCGATTTTATTGAGGGAATTTTTGGTGACGGATTTCTAGTCGTGTTCCTGCGAGCTCTCTGCCAGCGCCGACACGGTGAAAGTGCGTAGGCGAGCGCCGGAACTTACAACAAAACTGGGGTGAACTGTGTGGCGTCGAAGGGTAAGGGCCATGCAGTTAGATTCGCTAGCAGCGACTTCTGTTTAAGTTGGAATATCCAGTCGCACCCGTGGATGTCAAAAAATCGGTGTCTCGGTGTCAGGGGGAATTTCCTGATAACCATCATCCGGTTGGTGTTCCTCGGTGAACACCTCTACTTGCTTTTCAACCTTCCCAACTTTGCGCCCATATTGAGCGATATGAAAAGTAGCATCGCCTTCGTAAACAAGCGGCAGGTTGGTGCGCCCGATGACCACGCCGGCGGTTTCCGCGACTATAGGAGTCTCTGCCTCTCCAAGAGGGTCGGCCACCACTGCGATTGTTTGGCCTTTCTTTACTTTGTCGCCCAGCGGAACGTACGCTCTGAGAATCCCGCTTTCGGGTGCGCGTACCCAACTCGTTCTATCGCTAACAATAGGGTCGGGAGAAACTTTCTTGCTACGTGATGCAGGTAGCATCTCGATAGCCCGCATTACATTAAGAACGCCTTTTACGCCAGCACGGATATATGTTTCTTCGAATCTCAGGGCTTCTCCAGCTTCGTATAGGATAACCGGAATGCCAGTGTCGCCTGCACATTCGCGTAGAGACCCATCTCGTATTTTCGAGTCTATGGCTAGCGGTACGCCGAACGCCTTCGTCATGGTAAGAGCGACTGGCTCGTCGAGATCTGCTCGTATCTGAGGGAAGTTACTGCGATGCCGTGCGCCGGTGTGCAAGTCAATACCGTGTGTACACTTGCGCACGATCTCGTTTACGAATGTATGGGCGACGCGTCCTGTGAGAGACCCTTTAGCTGAGCCCGGAAATGAGCGATTCAGGTCTCTGCCGTCAGGCAAGTAACGCGTGTGGTTCAGAAACCCATAAACATTCACTATGGGGATGGCGACCAGTGTTCCTCTGAGGCTCTTGAGCGATTTGTGCTGTAGCACCCGTCGGATTATCTCTACACCATTGATTTCGTCACCGTGGATGGCGGCTGAAATGAACATGGTTGGCCCTGGCTTTTTGCCGCGAACAACTTGTGCAGTAATTGACAGGTCATCGTGGGTGTACATGGGGGCTACAGCAACATCAATGGTTCGACGCTCGCCCGGGGCAACTGAGATGTTGTTGATGATTAGATCGGTCATTGCAGGTTTCCGCTATGAGGATTCTGAAAATTCACGATTGCTCATTGAGGCCTTTGGCGGACTCTCTTGCGCCTGCCTTGCAAATAAGACTGAGCAGGATCTACCAGGTACTTACCCCGAATCGCGCTGCGCCCTAGCAGACACCTGAACTTCATGGTGTCACGATCAGTTAGCGTGACCTCTACTCGTTGGCTTTGGCCGCCAATCAGCACTTCCGTGTCAATAACGTAGCGAATCTCCTCGTGACCGCCTGAGTCACGTACCGACCGGCGGTCCTTTACTATCGCCTCGCAAATCACTTCTGTCTCTGTGTCGTCCTGTTCGGGATGTATACCAAAGCGCACCCAGGCAACACCTTGACGTTCGAATGGCTCGACAACGTACGCGTGAAGGCAGCTCGTTCTGGCACCAGTGTCGACCTTGGCCTTGACCTTGGCGATACCAAGCTCGGGAAAGCTTAGCCACTCTCGCCAGCCAAGTGTGTTTTCTGAACCACTCATACTTCCTCCCGGCCTTCCAATTCGTGATCCTCGGGAAGTAGATCGGTATCTAGATCCTGGACTTCGGGGCGTCGCTTACGGCGCACCCGGGCTGGAATCATGTCGCGCATAATTTCCAGTTTGCCGAAGCAAAGGAGCTTATCACCGGGTTCCAACACGCGGTCTTTGCGCGGGTTGGGAATGATCTTGTTACCTCGGTAAAGCGTTAGCACATTCACGTCCATCTCGCGAAGTTGCGTTTCAGCGACGGTCTGACCGATGAATTTGGATCCGTCGGGGACATATATTTCGGTTACTCCGTAGCCCTTGCTGACTGTCAATCGTTGACGTAGATCGATCTCTGGAAAGTCGACCTGGGCGGCAATGTAGTCAATGACCGCCCCTGCTACATCCAGCTCGGTGCAGCTCTCAATCCCCTCAAGGCCAGGAGAGGAGTTCACTTCCATGACCTGGGGTCCATTGGCACCTTCCAACATATCCACCCCCGCTACACGAAGCCCAAGGATCTGGGCGCAGCGTATTGCGGTTTCCCTGTATCTTTCGTCCAGCTCGATGGGTTCCGCCAATCCACCGCGATGGACATTGCTACGAAACTCCTGCCCCTGGGCAACCCTGCGCATTGCAGCGACTACCTGGTCTCCCACGACAAATGCTCGTACGTCCTTTCCTTTGCTCTCGGCCACAAATTTCTGGATGAGCACGTTCTGTTTCTGGCTCTGCAACAGCTCGATGATAGACGCAGCCTGCTGCACGGACTCGGCCAGGAGCACCCCTATACCCTGGGTTCCCTCTATCAATTTAATAATGACGGGGGCACCACCTACTCTTTCAATGGCGGGTAGAACGTCGTTCTTATCGCGGACAAATGTCGTTCTGGGTATTCCAATATGGTGGCGACTGAGAATCTGTAAGCTTCGGAGCTTGTCCCTGGAGTCGCCAATTCCGTGCGCGGTATTGGCACAGAACACGTCCATCTCCTGGAATTGGCGCACAACTGCCGTGCCATAGTACGTAATTGAGGCACCGATGCGAGGGAGTACTGCGTCATAGTTGCTGAGAGGTTTCTGTCTGAAATATAGGTCAGGGTTGCCCCGGTCCAGATCGATAGCGAACTTCAGCGTATTCAGTACTTTTACTTTATGGCCGCGCTGCAGGGCTGCTTCCTTCAGACGACGGGTACTGTAGGCATTGGGGCTACAAGAGAGTATGGCTAGCTTCATTTGTGACTGCCTCTGTTCCAGGCTCGGATCCCGAATTGGGAACCGCTAAAGAGGCGGACTTTATACTCCGGAAATCTCTGGAGGACGCACAAAATTTTTTGTGGCTTATTGCCGGTTTCTTGGAGGGCACTCGACCATAAATAGTCGGGGGCGATAGAGCCAGGCGGCGTAAATTATAAAAACCAAATAAAAATCAATATGATGGCGCTTATGGTGGCTTGGGTGGTAGTAGCTGAGCGCCATTTCCCACCCGCCG includes the following:
- a CDS encoding GNAT family N-acetyltransferase, with the protein product MKSTAKASRWVVSDMSVADREEIASLFERVFHQSMSTSLWDWKYAAGRGSAVVARYNGKIVAHYGGIKRTLLNKGQEQESVQCVDTMVDPTERGSLSRHGPYFLVAQAFLDRYVGYGREYEFGFGFPNSRVMRLGEKVGIQAQVDEIVEPVWDSNAVSPFSGAVLDLSVDADVLEVDSQWSKMSACFGESIIGFRDSSYLRYRYAMNPSYEYELLLISSVDKSDNPGVLVLRQEGARILMLDIVGECKYFPALIQHARSMLKSRGCTELYTWVTESHFSLLDHEVKRVDRPDVRIPTSVCTNGPEPEELRGRWWLTAGDAEFK
- a CDS encoding glycosyltransferase codes for the protein MGGSILQAVSQGHDVDIVFMTNGAGGGTGSENEVTAIREKEAVSACEYMGVKGYRFLRQDDRQLELSSQLVESIAGIIRELRPASVFFPSPLEYHPDHRATAEIVWASVQTLQGNSPRLFSYDIGNQGPCNVLLDISAFRERKRQLMSRYVSQVTKHRYIELVEALNISRTFTLPEQCDAAESFFEFKYHPGLTIQHAMESWMARFFEESEPHNRLVSVIVRTKNRREMLNHSIASLAQQSHQKMELIIVNDGGEDVEDLVSEYTQVFHSVKYISWPSGRGRSAAANAGMDMVTGDFFLFLDDDDWFDAGHVRNLLTALESSNSLVAYSGVKTIATDPASDSDGRVFSEPFDRLKLYSNNYIPIHAALIDASVLDTGCRFDENLDVYEDWDFWLQLCQISPDFIHVDIVSAYYRVGGAHGFGLRGGREDLRRMIYARWCKTWRLDDITELLTRLEKH
- a CDS encoding radical SAM/SPASM domain-containing protein, producing MTAEIQARISSPATRSNVIVEPYLHVQAETIYNPINDRVYEKNSPGFSKLERLLKDPSGLAELEVEQCNKWLRDGWLIIDDDTRDRRFSLKYVSFEANSNCNQRCYFCPVSEGPRESLVMPMEAYQEIIHKLLPYRDTLEAVFLFIFNEPTLDPLLLERIALLKRCELPIAVNSNATGLTPDLAEKIIELGGLDFLSINLSTLDPAQYREDRGLDHLPVVLKNMDYISNRPLAKIMRIAVLGNQDIIHQQQLARIRKRFMNTRFDVQDYGLVARTGEAASRKAGPNEAQRPVGCDNLGSRLLQHLHINADGSCTICCEDYLGRYLLESLLHQSPRDILTSEKVAQLRRWTYGLEHPPADYICRSCEAALTE
- a CDS encoding glycosyltransferase family 4 protein; amino-acid sequence: MKILYVLAEPTLGGGVKVVFQHADLLSKLGHSVHILGNGDRPDWVAAHVGYSNLMKGCLGIPVQDLVIATYWTTVKFAEQLMLGPVVHFCQGYEGGLVHMEGHLQEIYSAYSRPSPVLVVSPHLGDLMKSQFKRPSFLTPPSIDLNFKPRLRFFPQERPIVLVHGIYEAESKNVKTALRAMQILREDGFDFTLWRISTFPLSREETCIIRPDRYMQNCPPETVAQLTRKVDIALCPCNESEGFGLPLLEAMQSQVPVVAADTPASRFVTQGMLELVQTYDAQAYAQQVKLALSQPVTWRKLRKVGARAARRFSPENIARELDVAIQNAHQLVR
- a CDS encoding glycosyltransferase, which codes for MLASQFNRELAVEFIIVDNGSSCSLEKHIPQCNYRLITPGKNLGYAGGINLALTCSDAEYVCVLNPDVYPQPECLPLLLSEAIARKGIVGPRMYIDPGCRMLLPCNEERTRQAEFFRTIGTRSSWLLQHARHRWRHHQRTFMEARTPVESHDLSGAMLVFSREIYDSVGRFDERFQLYFEESDWLKRAKSAGAPAFYIPSAVALHLYNQSAVSQKFAQKWMENSTSLFAQLHYGTAFRRLMSFLAKENLEQEKSVHELLDIGELSLRDLSQHHFPVSVELAAYPDGFPGLIEIVGYGDRDYWVFSADAWETLATGHYIVQVVSWSGKELRRSKVARNV